The proteins below are encoded in one region of Scatophagus argus isolate fScaArg1 chromosome 24, fScaArg1.pri, whole genome shotgun sequence:
- the LOC124055743 gene encoding E3 ubiquitin-protein ligase TRIM63-like, producing MDIQTGQLVRPVSAMESLEKQLSCPICLDMFTKPVVILPCQHNLCRGCANDLYESRNPYHFSGGTFRCPTCRFEVVLDRHGVYGLQRNLLVENIIDIYKQQQESQGTDSEDPPLKDKDTKEPKCKEHEDERINIYCVSCQTPTCSMCKVFGQHKDCQVSPLHTIYQSQKNELRSAMELLAAGNSCVQVVMAQMEDTCKLIQENGEQKKRRLGESFDLLYAILEERKGQLLEQISRVEQEKVSTLRKLAEEYKQQLQLSNQLQEKLSHNLQFCSAAEFLLTAKQLQEEAQQAARAAWLERLEPGYENMEHLSLDTQEVEALLARMDFRQGYDDGDQDSETK from the coding sequence ATGGACATCCAGACGGGTCAGTTGGTGCGTCCTGTCAGCGCCATGGAGAGTCTGGAGAAGCAGCTCAGTTGTCCGATCTGCCTCGACATGTTCACCAAGCCGGTGGTGATCCTCCCCTGTCAACACAACCTGTGCCGCGGCTGCGCCAACGACCTCTACGAGTCCAGGAACCCCTACCACTTCTCCGGGGGAACCTTCCGCTGCCCCACCTGCCGCTTCGAGGTGGTCCTGGACCGGCACGGCGTGTACGGGCTACAGAGGAACCTGCTGGTGGAGAACATCATTGACATctacaagcagcagcaggagagtcAGGGGACTGACAGCGAAGACCCTCCTCTGAAGGATAAAGACACCAAGGAGCCAAAGTGTAAAGAACATGAGGACGAACGCATCAACATCTACTGCGTCAGCTGTCAGACACCCACTTGCTCCATGTGCAAGGTGTTTGGGCAGCACAAGGACTGCCAGGTGTCCCCGCTGCACACCATCTACCAGAGCCAGAAGAACGAGCTGCGCTCGGCCATGGAGCTGCTCGCTGCTGGAAACAGCTGCGTCCAGGTCGTCATGGCACAGATGGAGGACACGTGTAAGCTGATCCAGGAGAACggagaacagaagaagaggcGGCTGGGCGAGAGCTTCGACCTGCTCTACGCCATTCTGGAGGAGCGTAAAGGCCAGCTACTGGAGCAGATCAGCAGGGTGGAGCAGGAGAAAGTGTCCACACTCAGAAAGCTGGCAGAAGAGtacaagcagcagctgcagctcagcaacCAGCTGCAGGAAAAACTGTCACACAACCTGCAGTTCTGCAGTGCCGCAGAGTTCCTGCTCACCGccaagcagctgcaggaggaggccCAGCAGGCCGCCCGGGCCGCCTGGCTTGAGAGACTCGAGCCAGGCTACGAGAACATGGAGCACCTGAGCCTGGACACCCAGGAGGTCGAGGCCCTGCTCGCCCGCATGGATTTCAGACAAGGGTACGACGACGGAGACCAGGATTCCGAAACAAAGTGA